The Cryptomeria japonica chromosome 6, Sugi_1.0, whole genome shotgun sequence genomic interval GTGTATGCGTGTTGATTAACTACTTTATCATTAAAGAAAATTGGAAAATGCTACTTTGATGTTTTTGGGGTTCATGTTTGGAGAAGTTATTAATAACGATTCATATTTAATTAAGTTGAAATTggtgtatactgattcaccccttccccctCGCTCCTCTCAGTATATTGTGTGCCCTTCATTTCTCACTCGATTTTGTTGACATCCACCACCATTGACTTTATGAACAAGGAAAATAACATAGGGCCTCACCAGGCCTTATTGAACATTACCAAAGCTTTTGACTGATAACTCCCATTGTTAGGCCAATAAAACTAAGTGATCTATTTGATCACAGGGATGTCAAGATTGACAAATGCCTCTTACTCTAAAATTCTTATTGAGCTTGTCAACTTCAAAACTTTCAAAAATCAATGGTAGACAAGCTCACAAGCATTAAAAAGCTAAAAAAATTGCCTAATAGTTTAGTAGTTTTGGACTCAATGacacaaagataaaataaaataaaataaaataaaacatttatatAGTAAAAAATCATTACAATAATATCAAAAAGCTAATGTTACATCGTGTGATGCATACATGATTAGATTACTAGATTGAGAAgctgattttttttattatttacttGAAAAACTGCTCTCTAAATTTTTGCTAATTAAAAAATTAACCCAATTGCATCCTACTAGTCTATTCACAGCTTTGAAAGGATTATTTATCTCCTATTGTAAGTAATGTTCATACTacgttttttccttttcttttggcaGGGGTCGAGTTCGAATTTCTTTGTTTCATacttatttttctttgtttcatgCTTAGATGCTTCAACCTAGTACCAAAGTACTCTATTAAAGTGGAGATACTTTGATGCTGTTGATGAGGCAAAGAGTTTTACATGTAATTATACAACGCGGAATGCTGGGCCCAGATCCATCTCCTGTAGATCGCCGTCCCATTTATATACACATCATCTGTATCCACTGGATACACAAAAGAAAATTTGTGCCCGCTGGTGGGCACTTGCTCTCATCCCTGTAGATTTGTGTGAGATCGACCCAAGTGATCAGACTGTAAGAGAGTTGGATGAAAATGGTGGATCTTGTGACACAATCCATCGTAGGTTCTGTTGCCAATGAGCTGTTATCGTTAGTGAGAGATGCCATAAAGAAGAGCTATAACTGCAAAAACTACTGCAAGCGCCTTGAGAAAGCCCTGGAAGAAATCATACCTCTATTAGAAGAGGTCATCACCACTGGTTCAGAAGAGATTTCCCAACTTCGCCAGAAGCAGCTTGGGGATTTACATAAGAAGCTGAAGGATGGGACTGAGCTGGTAAACAATTGTTCCAAGGTCAAGCGATACAATCTGTACAAGAGCTataaatttgcaaacaaaattctaGCTTTGGAAAAGTATATTATCAATTTCCATCCAAAGCAAGGCTGGTTACATACCTTGTGTGATATGCAGCATCTCAGTGTAAGTATGAAGGAGGGTTTCGAGAAGATTCAGGTAGAAATTGCAACACGAGAACTGCAACAGCCCCAGCTGATGATAATTGATTCGATGAGTCAGTTGCAAATCGACGAAGAGATTCGTAGTCACATCCCACAAATTCCTGAATTGCCTAAATTTCCAGTAGGTTTGCAGATTTCTATTGATGAGCTATGGAAGCGCCTGTCCCCCAAAGATGTCTCACATGTTGCGGTGAAAGGAATGGGGGGCAGTGGCAAGACCACTCTGGCAATAGCCCTCTGCACTGACCCTAAAATCAAAGGTGAGAAGCTTTTTATATATGTGTATTATTCAAGTCTTGTAGGTATGTAGGACAATTACAACGGGTTGCAATGATGTTGTTCTCTGCTTGCGATTTCTGTTTCTAAACTGAAACCATATGAATGGTTGACGTGGGCTATCTTTTAATTTATATCTTATTTTCTTATCCTGAAGAGATTTCGAATCCATTGAAACATTTCTAGCAATAGGATCATATCCTCAACTATACTGTTTTCAACAAAATTTTGATTTCATAAATAGTGGTGTGTTTGTTTTTCTTCAGTTCTGGGGTATAACATATGCTCTTTTTGCGGCAGAGTAAATTGTTGCCCTCCCATAGAGTTTCTTCTGCTCATAACCGTGCACCATCAACCAAAAACTTACTTCACTAactgatttcattttattttttcttgttgGTGTACAGATCTCTATAAGGACAGAATTGTTTTCGAAACAGTTTCGCAGTCCCCAAATCTCAAGGTAACTATTGAGAGGCTGTGGGATAAGATAGTTCGTGGCCACAGACCTGATTTTCATAATGTTGAAGATGCCCATATGCAGTTCCAGCAAAGGCTTAACCAAATGAAATCTCGGCCAACTTTGGTTGTGCTGGATGATGTCTGGAAAAAGCATCACCTTGAAAAACTGTTGTTTAAAGCAGAAGGATACAAGACTGTGATCACAACTAGAGATAGCCTTGTCGAAGCTAATTGCCAGTATGACTTGCAATTACTAAGAGACGCAGATGCACTCTCCCTTTTCTGCTTTTGGACATTTGGACAGCATACAGTTTCAGAAACAGTCGATCAAAATCTAGTCAGCCAGGTATTTTTCTTTTCCCATATCAACAAGCAGGCAAGACACCAGAAATTTTAATTCTATATTGTTTATAATTGAGGATTACACTAAATAGATGTTATGGTTCAGAGATACTGACCAACTGGCAATGATTTAATTCAGGTTATAGAAGAATGCAAAGGATTACCACTTGCTCTCAAGGTGATTGGGAGTTCTCTGTGTGATAAGCCTCCTGCAGTGTGGAGAGATGCAATAAACAGGCTTTCTCAGGCAGAACCAATATCAGATTATCACAAAGATGGGCTTCTCAGTTGTCTGAAGACAAGTATAGATATATTGGAAAGAGAAGTTCATGAATGCTTTCTAGATCTGGGGATATTTCCAGAGGACAGAAAAAATTCTGTCGCTGCATTGTTGGACCTGTGGGTTTATGTTCATGAGTTGGATTGGGAAGCTGCTTATAGAAATTTGACAGAACTTAATAGTCGAAATCTATTGAGTCTAGTGAACAGTCCAATGTAAGTCAATCTTCACAAATTCTATGTATCTTTGCTTGCGCTTGCTTCCTTGCTTACGATCCTTTCCTATTTAGTGTTTGGGTTTTAGTTGGATGCAAATCAAGGCCTTTCATGCAACTCATGTATTGAAGAAAAATGATTGAATCACTGGTTGAATAGAATTACAACATTTTATTAAGTTGCCTGTCGGCTGTCTATTATTTTATCACATAATTTGATGCGAAAGAAGGATGAATCTTTTCTTCAGCATTACAAATATCTTTATCTTGACTAACATAGCAACGTTGATTCAGGGATCACTTTGGGAACATGTGTGGCAGCAGCTTTGAACTTTTTATTCAGCATGATGTCCTACGGGACTTGGCTTTAAACCTGACCAGGAACGAAGAGCCAATAAACATGCGTAGAAGGCTTATTATGCCCCGGAGAGAAAATTTTGTTCCCAGAATATGGAAAAGATATGCGGATTCTCCATTTAATGCTGAGATTGTTTCCTTGCACACAGGTTGGGTACATTTTTTTTTATCGAGTCTCCATGTCATTTATGTCCATCTAGTTCCAGAGGTTAAAGATTGAACAGTCTCTTTCTTTCAAATATTATTTCAACTCTCGCCTTTTACCTACCTACTAGTTTTGTCTGATGATGCTGATTGTTTCATTTTTTGAGTGCAGGTATGATGAATAAGGAGGACTGGTGTCACATGAACTTTCCTAGAACTGAGGCTCTTGTGCTAAACTTCTCTGCTAGTGAATACTGTCTTCCCCCATTTTTGCAGACCATGCACAAATTGAAAGTCCTTGTAATTGTCAATTACAACTCAAAGCGGGCCACTCTCGAAGGTTTATCAGTCCTATCTTCATTATCTCAGTTGAAGAGTCTTAGGTTAGAGAGAATGATTGTTCCACCCCTCCATAATTATTGCCAATCCTGGGAAAAATTAGAGAAGCTATCATTGAGTCTATGTGATGGTTCTGAAATTATGAAGTGGATGCAGACTAGCCTGTGCTTTAATCTCCCCAACCTCGTTGAGCTTACAATTGATCACTGTAGTAACTTGGAGGAACTTCCTGCATGTATTTGTAATATGACTTCTCTTCAAAAGTTGTCTGTCACAAACTGCCATGATCTTTACAAGTTGTCTGATGATTTAGGAAAGCTTAGTTCACTGCAAATGCTGCGTCTGTATGCATGCCCATGTTTAGAAGAGCTGCCATATTCCATATGTAAACTAAAACATCTGAAATTCCTTGATATTTCGCTGTGTGAATACATGCAACAACTCCCAGACGAGTTTGGCCAATTGTCAAGCTTGAAAGTTCTTGACATGAGAGAGTGTTCTCATGTGAAGAAAATTCCTAAATCTGCCAATGGGTTAAAGTCCCTTGTGCGTGTCATCTGTGATGAGAAGATTGGCCGGCAATGGACAGCTATCAAGGCGTCCAGCATTCCTCGGCTCCATGTTGAGGTTGCAGAAGAGCATTTCCACTTGGACTGGCTTGAAGATTGATGCATATGCCATATACTTGTGAAATCTGGTTACAATCCTGATGGAGATCCCAGATCGATGCTTTTGTCAATAATATAAATGTAATGTAGAAACAATTGTAGAGTCTTGGGCAGTACTATGTGAAGCAGTGGGCTTTTGGCAGGTGCTGTAAAATATACATTCTTGTACAAACAAATGTTTCCTTTTTTTTCTCAGGTGCTGTAAAATATACATTCTTGTACAAACAAATGTTTCCTTTTTTTTCTCATCCACACACATTTTGTATATTGGTTTTGTTCAATATCTAAGGAGCTGCCAGATTCCCTGTTGATGcttgaaattttatattttttagcaTCACAAACTCAGGGACTGTAGTAGGTTGAATATGAATGACTGAAAAATTGTATTTTGTCAAATAATCGGTCTGTTTAGTCGAGCTTGgaagaatctctctctctctctctctctctctctctacccccaaTGGAAATCTGATTGAAACCCTAACTTAGAAAGTTACAAATGTGCCTTATCTACCTTACCTACTAGTCCATTCAAACTCTAATCCAGTAGATCACTAAAAATATATAAACCTGTAAGCTTTACCTTTCTCATCAATCTCACCACTTGCAACCATTAAAAGCATTGCATATACCCCTCATTACATATAGTTTAAGACAAAGCTCAACTTTGTTTCCTTGCTTGAACTATAAACATCCTTAATTTTACCATCTTCTAGAAAATTATCACAACTACCAACAGTAGGAAGAGTTGGTACATCTACTGTTGATATCTTCTTACCATCTACTTTATTTAGCTTCTTGAACAAAATTCTATCAATGGCCATGTCATAAGTGTAATCAGATACTCATGCTTGGATTTCAGGGCATAATATTCCTTAAAATATGAGCTACAAAAGCATTATACTTACCCTCATTACTATGCTTTCTCTAGTGCTCCTTGAATTGCTTGACCTCTATCATAAGATTCCTCATTCTATAATAGCAAGCATCGTTAACATGTCCAAGCTTGTCTTATTAAGTGCATTCCTTACACTTTTTCTCACCCCTGTGACCACTCTTACTGCCATCGATTCCTTGGCCTCCCCTTGAATGCATATTACTTTTTTGGGTTTACTAAGAAGGTTATTTTCACCTTCACCTTACTCCATTCCATGATATCTCAAAACAAGAAAACAAGGAGAAGGATGTAACAATGGAAAATCTTATTGTCCTCATCCATAAAATCCCTAGAAGAGACAAATGTGCaaagaaaaaaatcatttattgGCTTTAAACTCTTGGAGACAATCTCATTTATTTCTCTGCGCTTCCTCCTTGTATTTTTTACTAAACTTTCAATTGAAACAAAAGAGCATTCAAATGAGCTGAGTAATTCTCAATCCTATCAAACACTAATGGAGCAAGATCATGGTTTAGGTGCAATGTGGTTCAAACTATGTAAGGGATGATTATTAAAAAATCTTTCAATAGTATTTGCATTAGGCCATCTACATCCCTTTGAATTAACCATCATCAACTATAGACGCTCCTTGCACCTCAAGCATTCTCTCTAACACATGGCATAACTAGCAAATCTATTTTCTGTAAGTTTGGggaattttttattcaatttttttttttgaagagagcAAGTGAGGTGTGGTGGGTGCAAATGAATAATTGAATATCTCTAACTTTTGTCACCACGTGCTTCGCCTTTTCTATGTCTTTCAATGAGTTGTTCAATGTAtgaacacaacatggggtccaaaagGTGTGCTTGTAAGCACTCTCCACTATCATGTTGGCTAATTTGCACACATGTTCCAAATCAATGACCACCAATATATGCGAGGGCCCAACATCCTCTATGGCTCCtctcaaaatgtgaaattggaagaTTGCATTGTTGCACTTCCCTAAACAATCAATGGCTCTAAGACAATAAGAGCCAACTGCATGTGACTATGATGTTGATGAATGGTTTACGTTTAATATCAGTCTACCCCTCCATAACAATAGAGCAAATTGTCCTAATCCAAGCCTATCTCATGTCCTCCATCACCAAACTCACCTTGGATTATTTTGTCATGGAGGGTAGTGCATAATTTATGTTCTCTAAGGGGGATAAATGAGTGACCAATAGCAGCTGAATCTTTGAATATTTGTTTGTTGTAAGGAGTATTGATGTGAGACCTCCATACATCACATGATctatcacttgtacatatttttgcaatatctcttttttggagaggagttttgtttcaTTGTGTTTTctccttttttgtttgtttgtgagagattagtTGTGGATGGGTACCTAACGTGGCCTAGTTGCCGAGACCCATATATTGCATTCTTCATATTAGTCttgcatcatttgcataataatttgtctccctaagttgcacttaaggtggggtgttTTTGTGAATAAGTTTATATTCATAGTTAGCACTTATTCACATTGTTAAGTTTACATAGGATAGCTAAGAGGTCACATGTAActtttatttaatattgttcatgttagttatcttaggtgtcattctagatagaTATGAGTCACAACTCATTATTTAATATTGTAATCGAGTAGTTGCATTTCTACCTCatcaccttgcctttataagaaaggcTCATTTTGTACATTGTATCATTTAATTTTGTAATCGAGTAGTTGCATTTCTACCTCatcaccttgcctttataagaaaggcTCATTTTGTACATTGTATCATATCAATTCATCTCAATCATTGCATTGtgatctccattgttcattcttgctCTTGTTGCAACATTCTCTCGTGGTTGGTTTATTTCTTGGTCGATCCCTTGGGGCAAACTTCAAGGCAAGGTGATGATGTAGAAATGCAACTATCTGGTTACAATATTAAATAATGAGTTGTGACCCATATCTATCTAGAATtacacctaagataactaacatgaacaatTTCAAATGAAAGTTGCATGTGACATCCAATCTCAAGTAAACTTAACAATGTCAATATGTGCTAACTATGAACTAGTTAGGATATAAACTTGTTCACACACACAAGGAGAGCATGCCATGTGAAATGGGATGACATACAAAATATGGCAATGGAAGACTATCACAGCTTGTGCTTGCAACTATCCCTAATCTCTCACTAGCACTAGTCTTTCTCTTTCCTTGTTTGGAATCATCTCTATTACCATTACAAACCATAGATGGCATAGGCATAGCTAATTGTGCAAGCTGTATTGGCAGATCTTGCTTTCATGTCCATATGCAATCTATAACCTCTACTTTCTCACCCTCCTTTATATTTGGAAACACCTTAACCCCATGTGTTGTAATGTCCAAGAGATGAGAATATACCTGGTGGTAACTCCCTCTAAAAATCTATCTTGCAAATATAACGCAACCACACTTTACTACCCCTTGAATTTTTGATTTTGTCTTTGTTTAGGGCTATCACAAAATGGAGAAGCAGTTTTTTGGAATTGAAAGGGTCCTTTGCTTAATTTTTCAAGATGGTGGAAGAGCACCTAAATGGGGTATTTGGCTGTTCTTTTTCATCCTAATTGCACCCATGTCTTTTTTAATGTCttgcactttcttttcaatcacccTCCAGTTTTGAGAAGTGTCTGCCACTTTTTTCATAAGCTCCAAATTCCCTCTTAGAGTGATTCCTCCGGCCAATCTTAAGCCTTCTTAAACACCAACTTCTCTAGGGTTTGGATTTTCTACTTTGCCGCATGAATTTGAACTAATTGCCATTTAGAGATCTCCATATGAGTGTTGAAAGCTTTAGACAACTCCTCCATTTTAACTTGGAGCTTGGTGCATGGAATGCACTATGTTTGAGTTGGCTGGAAAACCAACACCACTTCCTACTCGGAGGGGAATGGGGTGGGGCATATGATGGGGTTTAGGGCAGGTAGAGACAAATCAGAAAGAGGAGTCAATCTCGAAATGAGACAAGAAATTTGAGCTATGGTCAATATCAGGAACATAGGACATCTTTGACTAGTCAAGGAACTGCACCTTTTTGTCCTTAGAGGACTTAGGAGATATGTCCACCAAGATATTTTGAGCATTAGGGTGGAATTGGATGCCAGGAGGGAGAAATGAGGGTCGAGTTTGAAGGGGCCAAAATGGCAGCTGAGGAAGTAGTTTTTGGGGTAGGTAAATCAGGGTTGACATGCTACTTAGGAGATATGTCCACCAAGATATTTTGAGCATTAGGGTGGAATTGGATGCCAGGAGGGAGAAATGAGGGTCGAGTTTAAAGGGGCCAAAATGGCAGTTGAGGAAGTAGTTTTTGGGGTAGGTAAATCAGGGTTGACATGCTACGCCAAAATTGAAGGGTTAACAATTTTGGGGTGAGGATTGAAAGTCGGGGTTAAAGCCAGGTTAAACTAAAAGAGACGAAGAATCAAACCTTGGTGGAGTGGGGGTTTACTAGAACCAACTTTTTTAATCAACTCCTCAAGGGAATAGTAAATCCAAAAAGCGAAATTAAACCTAACATGGTGTCTAAAATGGTTGAGCATGGGAAATAAAAAGCTAAGAAATCTTTTGTAGCAACCTTCCAATGTTACATACCTCATGAGCACTTTGGCAACCCTAGCCCAGACACTAGGAGGATCTTCTTGGTTGAACCCATTCTGGAGATGGTTAACCTTCTCCCTAGACTTAAGAAATTCTCTTATGGTCTCCTTGTAGTCACCTTTAGGTTTTATTGCCATCTAAATGCCATCATTGGAGATGCTAGTTGCATTGGCTATGGTCTCCATCGAGACTTGGAAGGAGATGCCTCTAATAGTCATCATACCCTCCTCCCAGGAGGTAGAGAATATCATTGTCAAGGACTGATCAAAACCTTGTATATCCTCAATGTATTAGGCAAGCTTGCCATCAACCAAAATTTCCCAAAGCTCATTGTCATTTTTGATGGTATCATATACTTTTGGTTCATTTTAGACAAGGTCCCCACTCATGGCCACAAGATTAGAGTAGACCTAGAATAAAAAGAAAATCACCAAAGTCAAGGGAAAGAGGTTGATAGGATGGGTGTTGGTACCACGAGGATTGAAATAAATGGGCTTGGATAGAAAACCAATAAAATTTGTAGGAGTAAGCTTCATCAAAATTTGCAAAGGGTTAATTCGTGTTGCCATTCGGATTGGCATCAAGTGTAATATTTGAGCGATGTGAGGTGGAAGAGAGGACTCTTCATTCCAAATGAAAAAAATCATTACTTTGGGACACCATATTAGCTAGTTGATTTGTGAGCTTGTTGCCTTCCCTATACATATGCCTTGCCACATAATTATGGAATGAGGTGATATTGATCCGGGCATCAACTATCATACCATGGATAGGCCAAATATTCATGGCCCTATCATTCAAAATGTTGATCACATTTTGTGAATCCCcttcaataatattattttttaatcctTTATTTTTGGCAATTAGGATGCCATGAAAAGCCACGACCACCTCAACAAAGTTTGAGGTATGAACCCCCAGGTTGATGACGCAAGCGAAGATGAGTTTCCCTTTGGGGTCTCTCATGATGCCTCCCCTGCCTGCCTACCTACCTAGATTGTTGTGAGAGGAgtcatcaaaattaagttttaaccAGCCAGGCGCAAGGGGGATCAATGGGCTTAATATGTTGCTCATACAATCTCAAATCAAAATCCTTATTACAAATTGCTTGCTTCATTTTTCCAAGCATGCTATCAAATGTCTTACAAATCTCTCATTGAATAGGAGAGTCCATATCGGCATGTTTATTTTTAATGACATTTACAATAGGTGAGATGAAGAGCAAATATATATGTAaacgaaattttgaaaaaaaaaaagttgtccaaggggttgagcttaatttgTTAAATGTTAAATGTTGGGTTCTCAtagtggagacccaagttcaattccccatAGGGACATTTAAGGTTCAATTCTAAGTTGCAACTCTTGGTCTTCCCTAGGAGGTGGTTTGTAAATAAAAGCTGATTTCTAAGTAGTGGCTTTTGGTCTTCCATTGGTGATTTCTAACGTGTTTTCTTGTAAGGAGCTTGTATTGGTCTAATGTTGATGCTCAAGAGCAAGATATTtgtaataaatattcaattaaaaaaaagcCAAGTTAGAAAATTAAAACCAGAcgtttaataataaaattaacaattaaattataaatttattagtAAAACTAGCACGTTATTAAAATTCAACAATTTCTTACCTCATAGCAGATCACCAATCATCATTAAGAATTTTTTGTTTAATGCTTTTATCTTCCATAGTGTTTGTAGTAGACCATCTACTCTACTTTGAATTAGCCGTCATCAATTGTAGAGCCTCCTACACCTCAAGCATCATctctaacaaaataaaataattagcaTACCTTGTTTCCATAAGTTTGAGGAATTTCTTttttgaaaatgtcctgaaaatagcaagtgaagtgtggtggttgcaaataaacatttgaatatctctagTTTTTGCCACCACTTGCTATACCCAATCTATCTTCCCTATGTCTTTCAATCCATTGTTCAACACATAAACACAACATGGGATCCAAAAGATGATCTTGTGAGCACCCTCCACCATCATGCTAGCTAATTTGCATACATGTACTGAATCAATGACTACTTGTACACCCTTTGAGGCCCTAACCTCTTTTGTGGTATCTTTCAAAATGTGAGATTGGAATGTTGCATCCTTGCGCTTTCCAAAACATTCAATAGCTCTAAGAAAATAAGAGCCAATTGAACATGTGACTGATGTTAATGAGTGGCCACTGTTTTATATCAGTCCACCCATCCATGATAATAGAGCAGCTCATCTTTACCCAACTCTGTCTCATGTCCTCCATCACTAAACTCACCTTGGAATATTCTTTATCAAAGAGGTTACTGTGTAGTTTATGTTTTTTAGGGGGGTGAATGATAGACCAACAAAAGCTACATTTTTAGCTTTTGTTTGAAGTAAGGAGAATTTGCTACATGGAAGATGGCATGGGCATAGAAAAGTTTGGCAACTCGTGCTTGCACATTGAACAAACCAGCAACTATCTCCACCTTCTCACTAGCAAtagtcttcctcttctctcttgtGGAAACATCGCTACTACCACTACTAGTACCAATCATAGAGGGTATATGCATAATTGATTGTGCGAATTGTGTTGGCATTGGCAACCCTGTAGACCTTGATTCTGCCTCCATATGCAATCTATGAATCTCTACCTTCTCATCGTCCTTTATATTTTTACAAACCTTCACCCTTTGTCTTGTGTAGCCCAATAGATGACAATACACTTTTGTGTAGCTTCCTCTAAAATTAGCTTTACAAATGTGACACAACTATATTCTAGGACCTTGtgaatttttctttttatatttgtCTAGGATTTTCACAAATTGAAGAAGAGGTTTTTTAGAATTAAAGGGGCCTTTTGCATAAGGTCTTAATACTTCAGAAGGGAAATCAAATAGATTTTGTGGCTGTCCCCCTTCACCCATAGCACTCCCACACCTTGATGAACTCTCAAGTGAGCTGGTAACTCTCACATTTTAATTTTCATATCTTTCTTCCATCTCATCATGACCACTACACTCACTGTTGTTGCTCACATTGTTTTGATCAGAGACGagaaatttccacaatccataatatcAAGAGAATGctgtttctggattcaattgtgttcaAGAATTTTTGATGATTCCTTTGGCTCTCTTCATCCCAATGATGGATCaaggagtgtgatccgaaacattgatccAAAAATCTTGAACACAATTGTATCCAGAAACAGTATTCTCTCCACATTTCTTCCTGtaaactttgaaaaaaaattagaaaaagaaatgcaCAAATGAAGGATTCACTTACCTCTTCCCCTTCTCTTGCTACCTCACTCTTCATTGCTAACCAATACTGTTTTTTCCAACTGCACATTCAAACCCTGCTGGCTTGTCTCTCCGACTTGGCTGCGATTTTTTTTCCATGTAGAAATGAACATAAATGAGATACGGAGGTCTCCTTTTATTATGCTAGGGCTAAGAGGGGTGTGGGGGCCtacacaaacaacaaataaaagTCACTTTGCgacctttttttgatttttccctATCCATCCCCTTCCCATCTCCATGTCCCTGGGAAGTTTTTCACACTTTTTTTTTCAAATGAGGATGGCTTGAAATGTCCCTATGTCCTTGGGATGCCCCCAATACAGGTATGCTTGGAAAAATCCCCAACGAACATAGCATTTTTCTGGATTTCAAAATATCATTGAGACTACAACAGAATATATAAAGCTTTCACCCATTGAGATTTTATATTTTCACTGGACTTTATGCTACTTGAGAAAACGAAGGTTACTAGAAGAACACGATTTTCCCCTAAGTTTTAGAGATCTGAACATTAATGCACAAAAATATGACTTAGGGCACAGCATAAAATAAGTCAGTTGATCAGCCAACTGATTTCAATTTGACCTGCATAGAAAAGCATTTTTCCCTACAAATAGCTACTAACAATTAACTAAAAGAAAATGCTTGGTTAATCACAATGGAAAAAAGGAGAACAGTGCAGTTAACTCTAGTCTGTTTTCACCTGGTGGTGTGCTGCTGCAATAGGAGGAACCTGCGGCTTGTTTGCCCtcttgggtgaataacttaaaacataaagcacgtaatgcaaaatgataacgccatagatatcagacaagtataagagatgttattccattcataattgttcccccgtcacaagttacattcggaagtataaaaagataccgagggggtgtgagcg includes:
- the LOC131071427 gene encoding putative disease resistance protein At5g47280; amino-acid sequence: MKMVDLVTQSIVGSVANELLSLVRDAIKKSYNCKNYCKRLEKALEEIIPLLEEVITTGSEEISQLRQKQLGDLHKKLKDGTELVNNCSKVKRYNLYKSYKFANKILALEKYIINFHPKQGWLHTLCDMQHLSVSMKEGFEKIQVEIATRELQQPQLMIIDSMSQLQIDEEIRSHIPQIPELPKFPVGLQISIDELWKRLSPKDVSHVAVKGMGGSGKTTLAIALCTDPKIKDLYKDRIVFETVSQSPNLKVTIERLWDKIVRGHRPDFHNVEDAHMQFQQRLNQMKSRPTLVVLDDVWKKHHLEKLLFKAEGYKTVITTRDSLVEANCQYDLQLLRDADALSLFCFWTFGQHTVSETVDQNLVSQVIEECKGLPLALKVIGSSLCDKPPAVWRDAINRLSQAEPISDYHKDGLLSCLKTSIDILEREVHECFLDLGIFPEDRKNSVAALLDLWVYVHELDWEAAYRNLTELNSRNLLSLVNSPMDHFGNMCGSSFELFIQHDVLRDLALNLTRNEEPINMRRRLIMPRRENFVPRIWKRYADSPFNAEIVSLHTGMMNKEDWCHMNFPRTEALVLNFSASEYCLPPFLQTMHKLKVLVIVNYNSKRATLEGLSVLSSLSQLKSLRLERMIVPPLHNYCQSWEKLEKLSLSLCDGSEIMKWMQTSLCFNLPNLVELTIDHCSNLEELPACICNMTSLQKLSVTNCHDLYKLSDDLGKLSSLQMLRLYACPCLEELPYSICKLKHLKFLDISLCEYMQQLPDEFGQLSSLKVLDMRECSHVKKIPKSANGLKSLVRVICDEKIGRQWTAIKASSIPRLHVEVAEEHFHLDWLED